CCGTAAGGACATCGTTGCCCGCGCCACCTGTGAGGGTATCGTTGCCCAACCCTCCGACCAGGGTGTCGTCTCGGGCACTGCCCGTCAACGAGACCGCAGCACCAGAGTTGTTGACAACCAGATAGCCATTGCTGCCCGTGGCGGCAGCAAGGTTCACATTGACCCCGTTCGTGCTCAAACTGGCAGCACCAGAATTCGCCGTGCCGGAGGACGCTGTGAACGAAGAGGTCACACTGATGAAGGCCTCTGCGCCTGCACTGACCGCGAACGCGTCACCCGTCCCGAGATCAGTGACCGTGTCTTTGCCCGCGCTGACAACAAAGCGATCTGACCCGGCCCCACCTGTCAACAGGTCATTGCCGAGCCCTCCTATCAACGAGTCGTTCCCATTGCCGCCTTCGAGCGTGTCGTCGAACACGCTGCCAGTGAGCGTGTCATTGCCGAGACCGCCCAGAAGCAAGGACGCTTCCGCCATTGCCGATGCGTCCAGTCTGTCGTTACCGCTGCTGCCGTTGAGAGTTGCCAAGGGTCTGCCCGCCTGAAAGTAAGTAGTCGCTCGTCATTGGAGCGATTCATCAAAGAAGAGTGGTGGTTCCACCGGCGGCGACTGTGCCTCCCCGCTCGTCACCGATGGAACCGAAGTCATCGTAGGCACACCCACCTATTCCGGGCATCCCCCGATGCAGTGGCACCCCTGGTTCAAGGGGAAGCACCATTCCACGGCTCCAAGAAAAAGGGCGTTGCGCCTCTCGACGCAACGCCCCTGCCTGCCCAACAACACGTTGGGCCGGGTCGGCTCGTTGTCAGCCTGAGGTGCCCGTCGAAATTCGTCTTCTAGCGGGCCGTTCCTATGTGTCAAGACCCGGGAGATCCTTTGGCCGTTTCTTGAACAGATCGGGTGACTTGGCGCGCCAGGACTTGAGGGCATAGAGTGGCGTGAGATGGTCCAGGGCGCGCTGTGGGATGCGGGTGTTGTAGACCTTGACGTACTGCAGCAGGGTCTGCTCCAGCTCAGCGGCGCTGTGGAATCGGGTCTGTGCGACGACCTCGGCAATGCGACCGTTGAAGCGTTCGACCAGGCCATTGGTCTGGGGATGCTTGGGCGGGCACAGGCGATGCTCGATGCCCAGGGCGCGGCAGCGAACGTCGAAGTGGTGCTTGCCGCTGGGTGTACTGGACTTGCGCTGGAAACGGTCGGTGAAGCACGCGCCGTTGTCTGTCAGCAGCTTGTCGATGCGCATGGGTGCGGCCTCGTGCAGGCGGTTGACGAAGTCCACCGCACTGGTGGTTTCCATGTCCGCGTAGATACGAACGAACACCCAGCGCGTGGCCCGGTCGATGCCTACGTACAGATAGCGCCGCGCGGTCTCGTCAGGCATCTGCGGCAGGTACTTGATGTCCACGTGCACGAAGCCGGGCTCATAGTCCTTGAAGCGCTTGGGCGCGGCC
The Sphaerotilus microaerophilus DNA segment above includes these coding regions:
- a CDS encoding IS481 family transposase, whose amino-acid sequence is MSQIHPQARTTPRVRAEIQASTDSPAELARRYNISEPTAAKWQGRDSVEDRSHRPHKLSTTLTAAQEAIVVELRRLLLLPLDDLLVVTREFVNAQASRSALDRCLRRHGVNNLRELQAAVSGEPAQTAAPKRFKDYEPGFVHVDIKYLPQMPDETARRYLYVGIDRATRWVFVRIYADMETTSAVDFVNRLHEAAPMRIDKLLTDNGACFTDRFQRKSSTPSGKHHFDVRCRALGIEHRLCPPKHPQTNGLVERFNGRIAEVVAQTRFHSAAELEQTLLQYVKVYNTRIPQRALDHLTPLYALKSWRAKSPDLFKKRPKDLPGLDT